AGTTTTTGGGGCTTTCTCTTTGAAGAACGGGTGACTGAGCAAGGCTTTTAGTAAATCCTGGTTCACGTTGCCGGATAAAGCGATCAGCGAATCCTTATCATAAGGCCGGTCAAAATATTCCCGGCAGGCAGCATCTATCAGCGTATTACCGGGACCAATATCCGTGCAGATCACTTTGTTCAAATCGCCATCGGCAGGCAGGTAAGTCAGGTTGGCTATACCGCCAATGTTCAGCAATATGCGGTCTTCGCCGGGTTTGCTTCCCAAAAGGACATCGCCATATAAAGCTAAAGGTGCGCCTTCGCCACCGCCTGCAATATGTTTCTGTCTGAAATCGCTGATGGTTAAAATACCAGTTTTAACCGCCAGGTGGTCGCCGTCGCCTATCTGTAACGTAGCGTTGGGATATTCGGCCTGTTTGTGCAGGCTTTTGGGGGCATGATATATCGTTTGCCCGTGGCTGGCGATAAAATCGACATCAGCCGGTTTAACGTCCCATTTTGCAAGCGCTTGTAAGATGAGTTCTCCATGAAAATTACCGATAAAAGCATTCAGCAAAGTCACCTTTTCCAGGTCGGCCAAACGCCGGGAAAACACCTCGTGCACTTCCTGTTTAAAATGCTCTTCATAAGGCAGGGTAATAAACTGAAGTAACTCAAAAGCAGTGTTCAACCCATTTCCTTTGAACCGGCACAAAGCAATATCCAGCCCGTCCAGCGAAGTACCGGACATGAGACCGATACCGATCTTTTCAGGCTTATGGGCAATCCTAAATAAGCTTTGCAGATTCTGGTTCATTGATTTGCGATAGAAATCCCAAATTTTAACTATAAATGTTAGATTAGGAAATTAAACGCAATATACAGCCAATGACCGAAATTACCACCGATCCTTCCGTACTGAAAAAACGCTTATTGTCCCTGGATGTTTTTCGCGGCATAACCATCGCTGCTATGGTACTGGTGAATGACCCAGGCGACTGGGGCCATATTTACGCCCCGCTGGAACATTCCAAATGGAACGGCTGCACGCCTACCGATCTCATATTCCCTTTCTTCCTGTTTATGGTTGGGGTATCCATTGTTTATGCGATGGAGAGCAAACTACAAACCGTCAGCCACTCCAAACTGATATTAAGGGCGCTGCGCCGCATGGGTTTGATCTTGCTGATTCAATACACTATACAGTTGCTGTTCCACCCGGTCCTGTCGCATTTGCGGCTGCCGGGTGTACTGCCGCGGATAGCCCTGGTTTATTTTATATGCACGGTATTGTATGTTAAAACCTCGCAAAAAACACGTGACTGGTTATTTGTTATTGCGCTGGTTGGCTATTATATCATCATGAACTTTATCCCGGTGCCGGGTGTAGGTTATGCCAACCTGGAGCCGGAAACCAATATGGGCGCATGGCTGGACAGGCTGATCTTTACGCCCGACCATCTCTGGAGCCAATCACATACCTGGGACCCTGAAGGTTTGCTGGGTACCATCCCTGCAATGGCGACCGGCCTGTTTGGCATTCGCCTGAGTACCTGGCTCAAACGCAAGGACCGCGACGACAGCACCAAAGTAAGCTGGATGTTTACCTACGGGGCCATTTCGGTCGCTGCCGCGCTGATATGGGACCTGTTTTTCCCCATCAATAAGGCGCTTTGGACCAGTTCGTTCGTGTTGTACGCCGGCGGGCTGGCCACCATCGGGCTTAGTTTAAGTTATTGGCTGATCGATGTGCAGGGCTACAAACGCTTTACCTGGTTTTTTGTAGTGTTCGGCGCCAACGCCATTACCGCGTATGTGATGGCCGATTTTGTGCCGCATTATTTAAGTATGATCCACGGCGATGCAAAGGGCAATCCTTTTTATCACGCTTTTTTCCTTAATTTCCTGTCGCCTATTAACGCATCGCTGGCCAGCGCTCTATTTATTGTTCTGGCCGTTTGGGTGGTGATGTGGGTTTTGTACCGCTTCAAGATATTCATAAAAGTCTGAAATACTTTGAAACTACTTAATTCGTTTGCATCTTAGCAAATCCTAAATACCGATCTATGAATCTCAATAGAAAACTTTCATTAGCAGCCATAGCGTTGTTCGTAACCGCCACCTGTTCATTTGCACAGGTAAAGAAAAAACCGGTTCCATCGCCAAGATCAAAACCGGTTGCGGCGGCAATACAGCTCAAAGGCGACCTGCTGCCTGTCGATCCGAATGTGATCATTGGCAAGCTGCCTAATGGCTTAACCTATTACATCCGCAAAAATACGGAACCTAAGAATCGTGCCGAGCTGTACCTGGTCAATAAAGCCGGTTCGGTACTGGAGACCGACCCTCAGCAGGGCCTTGCCCACTTTACCGAGCACATGGCCTTTAACGGAACGCGCGATTTCCCAAAGAATGAGTTAGTAAGCTACCTGCAAAAAGCCGGCGTTAAATTTGGCGCCGACCTTAATGCCTATACCTCTTTCGATGAAACGGTGTATCAGTTACCGCTGCCTACCGATAGCACTAAAGTTTTTGAAAAAGGCTTTGATATTTTAGCCGATTGGGCCGGGCATGTTACTTTCGATCCAAAAGAAATTGATGCTGAGCGGGGTGTGGTGCTTGAAGAAGAGCGCCTTCGCGGCAAGAATGCCCAGGAACGCCTGCAGCACCAGATATTGCCGGTATTGCTGAATAATTCGAGATATGCCGCGCGCCTGCCCATTGGTAAAGAGGATATATTGAAAACCTTTAAGCCGGAAACGATTAAGAGTTTTTATCACGACTGGTACCGGCCCGACCTGCAGGCGGTTATTGCAGTGGGCGATTTCGACCCAAAACATGTAGAACAATTGATCAAAGACAATTTCTCCGATCTGAAAAATCCCGCCGGCGAAAAACCGCGTACGCAGTACAGCGTACCCACTACCCCGGGCACACAGGTGAAAATAGCAACCGACAAAGAATTTCCGTACACCCTGGCCGAAATTATTGTAAGGCATCCGGAAACGAAAATGCGTACTACTGCCGATTACCTGCAAGGTATGCGCAACGATATTTTTAACCAGATGCTAAATGCGCGCCTTAGCGAGCTTACGCAAAAAGCCAATCCCCCTTTCCTTTTTGGCAGGGCAAGTTACGGCGGTTTTATCGGGCACCAGGATGCCTTTACCTCTATAGCGGTAGCTAAACCGGGCGAATTGGAGACTGCCATAAAAGCGGTAGTTGCCGAAACGGAACGCGCCCGCAAGTTCGGCTTTACTGAAACCGAATTCGAGCGTGCAAAACAGGATGCGTTAACCCAGATGGAAAACGCCTATAAAGAGCGCGACAAAACAAAATCTGTGCGTTTTGTACAGGAGTACCAGCAGAATTTTTTACAGGGCGAGGCCATACCGGGTATCGAATACGAATACAATTTTTACAAGGATAACATAGGCCGCATCAAGTTGAGCGAAATAAACGCGCTGGCGGGCAAATATATCAGTGACAAGAACCGCGCCGTAATAGTTGAGGCGCCGGACAAGGAAAAAGACAAACTGCCCAACGAGAAAACGTTGCTGGAATGGATAAGTACGGCGGGCAAGGATGTTAAACCTTATGTGGATAATGTGAGCAACAAGCCGCTGCTTGAAAAGGAACCTACTGCCGGCAAAACGGTATCGATAGATAAGGACACAGCAATCATGACCACGACGCTTACATTGAGCAACGGCGTTAAAGTGATATTGAAGCCAACAACCTTTAAAAACGACCAGATACTGATAAACGGTTACCATTTTGGCGGCACCTCGCTGGCAAGCGACGAGGACTTTACCTCGGCCAATCTTGCTGCAGGCATTATTGGCAGCAGTGGTCTTGCTGATTTTAACGAGATACAACTCGAGAAAATGCTGAGCGGCAAAAACGTGAGCATTTCGCCATACATCCGCGAATTGTCTGAAGGTATTAACGGCAGTTCATCGCCAAAAGATTTTGAAACCGCGCTACAGTTAGTTTACCTGTATTTTACCCAGCCGCGCAAAGATCCGGATATCTGGCAGTCGAACATCACCCAAACCAAATCGTTGCTGGCAAACCGCAGCCTCGACCCGACAAGTGTTTTCCAGGATACGGTTTCGTCAACGCTGAGCAACCACAATTTCAGGCGGATGGTGACCACTGTCGACAGGCTGAACAGTGCGAGTCTCGACAAGGCCTACAGTTTTTACAAACAACGTTTTTCCGATGCCAACGGCTTTACATTTGTGTTGGTAGGAAGCTTTGACGCCGAAAAGATCAAACCCTTGCTTGAGAAATATCTCGGCGGCTTGCCGTCATCGGGCGGGAACAAGACTTATAAGGACCTGGGCATTCACATACCTGCCGGCCAGCTAACCAAAGAGGTGCATAAGGGTATAGGCGACAAAAGCAGCGTTCAACTGGTGTTCAGCGGCCCGTATGACTATTCGGAAGCCAATAATATACAGGTAGATGCCCTGGAAGAAGTATTGAATATAAAACTAATAGAGCGCCTGCGGGAAAAAGAAGGAGGCGTTTATGCGCCCGGCGTCAGGGCCAATTATTCCAAACTGCCTTCTGGTCGCTATTCCATAAGTGTGTATTTCGGCTGTGCGCCAGCCAATGTCGACAAACTGATAGCTGCAACATTGGATGAAATAAATAAAATTAAAAACGACGGACCAGAAGCGGTGGACATTCAAAAATTTAAGGCCGAAACTACACGCTCTATCGAAGTGCAGTTGAAAGAAAACTCTTTTTGGGAAGGGCATTTAACTGCATCATCTCAAAACCAGTCGAATCCGGATGATGCTTTGAAATCCATAGCCAACCTGGACCAGGCAACCGTTTCGACGGTTAAAGATGCGGCCAACAAGTATTTAAACGAAAGCAATTTCATTAAACTCATCTTATTGCCGGAAAAAGCCAAATAATTATTAGGTGTTAAAGCAAATAAAAAAGTCCTGCCCACCACAGCAGGACTTTTTTATTTGCTTTAGGATGGATA
Above is a window of Mucilaginibacter ginsenosidivorans DNA encoding:
- a CDS encoding anhydro-N-acetylmuramic acid kinase, whose product is MNQNLQSLFRIAHKPEKIGIGLMSGTSLDGLDIALCRFKGNGLNTAFELLQFITLPYEEHFKQEVHEVFSRRLADLEKVTLLNAFIGNFHGELILQALAKWDVKPADVDFIASHGQTIYHAPKSLHKQAEYPNATLQIGDGDHLAVKTGILTISDFRQKHIAGGGEGAPLALYGDVLLGSKPGEDRILLNIGGIANLTYLPADGDLNKVICTDIGPGNTLIDAACREYFDRPYDKDSLIALSGNVNQDLLKALLSHPFFKEKAPKTTGPELFSLAYVEDAKQLAGLKDISAEDLVSTLSEFTAKSIADFIKANLPANSKIFTSGGGAKNQFVINCLKHLLHAESIFNTEALDIDPDAKEAILFALLGNEALSGEPMKIGTNPAVLMGKFSFPL
- a CDS encoding acyltransferase family protein — its product is MTEITTDPSVLKKRLLSLDVFRGITIAAMVLVNDPGDWGHIYAPLEHSKWNGCTPTDLIFPFFLFMVGVSIVYAMESKLQTVSHSKLILRALRRMGLILLIQYTIQLLFHPVLSHLRLPGVLPRIALVYFICTVLYVKTSQKTRDWLFVIALVGYYIIMNFIPVPGVGYANLEPETNMGAWLDRLIFTPDHLWSQSHTWDPEGLLGTIPAMATGLFGIRLSTWLKRKDRDDSTKVSWMFTYGAISVAAALIWDLFFPINKALWTSSFVLYAGGLATIGLSLSYWLIDVQGYKRFTWFFVVFGANAITAYVMADFVPHYLSMIHGDAKGNPFYHAFFLNFLSPINASLASALFIVLAVWVVMWVLYRFKIFIKV
- a CDS encoding M16 family metallopeptidase; protein product: MNLNRKLSLAAIALFVTATCSFAQVKKKPVPSPRSKPVAAAIQLKGDLLPVDPNVIIGKLPNGLTYYIRKNTEPKNRAELYLVNKAGSVLETDPQQGLAHFTEHMAFNGTRDFPKNELVSYLQKAGVKFGADLNAYTSFDETVYQLPLPTDSTKVFEKGFDILADWAGHVTFDPKEIDAERGVVLEEERLRGKNAQERLQHQILPVLLNNSRYAARLPIGKEDILKTFKPETIKSFYHDWYRPDLQAVIAVGDFDPKHVEQLIKDNFSDLKNPAGEKPRTQYSVPTTPGTQVKIATDKEFPYTLAEIIVRHPETKMRTTADYLQGMRNDIFNQMLNARLSELTQKANPPFLFGRASYGGFIGHQDAFTSIAVAKPGELETAIKAVVAETERARKFGFTETEFERAKQDALTQMENAYKERDKTKSVRFVQEYQQNFLQGEAIPGIEYEYNFYKDNIGRIKLSEINALAGKYISDKNRAVIVEAPDKEKDKLPNEKTLLEWISTAGKDVKPYVDNVSNKPLLEKEPTAGKTVSIDKDTAIMTTTLTLSNGVKVILKPTTFKNDQILINGYHFGGTSLASDEDFTSANLAAGIIGSSGLADFNEIQLEKMLSGKNVSISPYIRELSEGINGSSSPKDFETALQLVYLYFTQPRKDPDIWQSNITQTKSLLANRSLDPTSVFQDTVSSTLSNHNFRRMVTTVDRLNSASLDKAYSFYKQRFSDANGFTFVLVGSFDAEKIKPLLEKYLGGLPSSGGNKTYKDLGIHIPAGQLTKEVHKGIGDKSSVQLVFSGPYDYSEANNIQVDALEEVLNIKLIERLREKEGGVYAPGVRANYSKLPSGRYSISVYFGCAPANVDKLIAATLDEINKIKNDGPEAVDIQKFKAETTRSIEVQLKENSFWEGHLTASSQNQSNPDDALKSIANLDQATVSTVKDAANKYLNESNFIKLILLPEKAK